One region of Solanum stenotomum isolate F172 unplaced genomic scaffold, ASM1918654v1 scaffold3024, whole genome shotgun sequence genomic DNA includes:
- the LOC125851823 gene encoding 40S ribosomal protein S15a-like, whose translation MDAISDEFFAHVSLVPYNQGSVTRLQIKSNAEIKDPTPLDSLVTSTLLEQMYVKIVKFNLIRNQSYIGEFEYVDDHRYGEIVVELNGRLNKSCVISPRFDVGVKEIEGWTARLLPSG comes from the exons ATGGATGCGATTTCTGATGAGTTCTTTGCACATGTATCACTAGTTCCTTACAATCAG GGAAGTGTGACGAGACTCCAAATCAAATCCAATGCTGAGATAAAGGACCCAACTCCGCTGGACAGCCTGGTGACTTCTACCTTGCTCGAACAAATGTACGTAAAAATTGTCAAGTTCAATTTAATTAGAAATCAGA GTTACATCGGAGAATTTGAGTATGTCGATGATCATAGGTACGGAGAGATTGTTGTTGAACTAAATGGACGGTTAAACAAGTCTTGTGTCATTAGTCCTCGCTTCGATGTTGGAGTCAAGGAGATTGAAGGATGGACTGCTAGATTGCTCCCTTCCGGATag